The stretch of DNA ACCGCCAATCCGTTGAATGCCGAGAATATTAACGACACTATTTATGTTGCGACAACTGCCGGGCTGAAGCCCGGAGGCCCGTTGGACACAACATACATCCACGTGTATGATGCCACCGACCCTGCCAATATCCGCTTCATTAATTATCTTCCTGCCGGACTCTGGCATTTCGACCTTGCCGTCCATTACCCATACTATTATGTAGCCTCGGAATGGTATGGAATTAAAACAGTGGATTACAGCAACTTCTTTCATCCTATCGATAATGGTAATACCCTTACCGGCGGATGGAATACAGGTAGCGATAAATACGGAAATTACCTGGTAGTAGCCAATGAAGGGTATGGGTACAAACTTTACGATTTGGCAGATATTAAAAATCCTGTACTTAAAGGCTTCAACCTGGATCTCGGCTTTTGCATGAAGGCAAAGTTCTCAGATGATGGTGAATATATTTATACAATTAACCTGACCTATGAGAGTTTCAGGATCTATCAGACCTTTGCACTGGCGAAAACGGGTGCTATCGCCACATCAGTGGGAACAGGGAAATTTCAGGTTTATCACGACAGGGTTTATGTTGAGCAGGAATTAGGCGGTAATTTCCTTAATATCATTGATGTTTCCGATCCTTATAATCCTCATGTCGATAGCACAGTCAGCCTCTCCATCAACGACATGTATGCGGCATCCGGAAAGCTCTTTATCTCCAATAATGACAGTATACTGGTATTTGATATTGCTGATCAGCATTTTGATCGTATTGCTTTTGCAGCAATGGATGACAATCAGGACGGCAGGGCTCTTGCAGTCTATGATAATGAAGTATTTGTGTACGTTACACAGAAAGGACTGGTAAAATACAGTCTCCTCGCGGATAGTAGTACTTATAGCCTGGAAGAAGATAGCGTTTTTGTGTTACCTTATGGAGAGCCGGAATTTATGGCTGCTGATACATTTGGGGTGTACCTGTCATACCATGCTAATGGTCTTTTTGCCTGTGACCGCCAAACTCTCCGGCAAAAGGGATATTACAGAGGAGAACTGGAGACAAAAGGTTATGCCAACCAGTATAGCGTGCAAGAGCTCTTTTGTAAAGATGATCTGATTTTTCTGATGGAATACTTTTCTCAGACATCTGTTCTGACCAACTCTAATGGATTTTCATTCGGCCTCTCTGATGTATTGCCGGGAAGCTCCTGCAAAGTGATGGTATATCCCAATCCTTTCAATGATCAGGTAACCATCAGGATATTATCTCCTGAGAAGTTGGACAGCTGGAATATTGCCATTTATGACCTGTTGGGACGATCGGTACGGAACTGTCCGAATATAAGCCGGACATCTGTGACCATTGACCGGAGAGATCTGAATTCAGGAATATATGTCTACAAAATAACTCACCAGGACAGAATATTTGCCACAGGTAAATTCATCATTGAATAAAAATGAAAGGGTAGAGGGATAATAAAGAAGCCCGGACTCGCGCCCGGGCTTCTTACCAGTTTTAGTTCAGGTTAGTTTATGGAAAAGAAGATCAATTAAAAGACAATGAGTTTTTTAACAGCTCTTCTGCCATCTTTGCTTTGAATATTAACGAAGTAAATACCCTTTGTCAGGTCATTAACGTTTAACTGGACAAGGCTATTGGATCCTGAGAATATCTCATTTTGTGTCAGGATTGTCCGGCCGGTCATGTCACTCACGTAAATGGTCATATTTCCATCAAACACATCGCCGATAGTTTTGATGAATACACTTCCTGTGGCGGGATTTGGGAAGAGGATAACATGAGCATTGTTGAAATCAATATCGTTGATTCCGTCGAAGTATGGTCCGCCTTCCAGTTGCAAATCACCTAAGTCGGCTGTATTGCTCCAGTCGTTGGCTGTGCCAAACCAAACAGTCTGGTAATCACGGTCTCCAGAGCCAAGGTCGCTGTCGTCATTTCCCAGACTCCATCCAATTGTTCTGCCTCTGCCGGGGGCAAAGCTGATGTTGCTCCAGGCAACTCTTAATTCAACATTATAACCATCAGCAGTGAGGAGGAATTTGGAATCATGGTCAGTAATCGGTACACCATCGGCTTTAACCCACAGTGAATCTCCATTTTTGAAATCAAGGA from Bacteroidota bacterium encodes:
- a CDS encoding T9SS type A sorting domain-containing protein — translated: MKQLLIIVCVFLVFYSSAQDSLRFISGTTGAACQAVKYHNGYLYAGTGSTLRVYDATTPVPFEMTFEYRYKSVIMDILVNDDFLYVAANYDGMTKWDLNEPSAPSKVYDILCDDGGLPMLDVSISGDTIFLTRFKKMSAYIDYGESFSKLGDFGFVSGTARLYGADIKNGICAYSVADVLSTQNGVYLYRTSDFSFLSRFVQSYCWPENVIWGKNNDVLHVMGGTNTVNGYFYSLDISNISSPQMIFSDTILGMPFGFATANPLNAENINDTIYVATTAGLKPGGPLDTTYIHVYDATDPANIRFINYLPAGLWHFDLAVHYPYYYVASEWYGIKTVDYSNFFHPIDNGNTLTGGWNTGSDKYGNYLVVANEGYGYKLYDLADIKNPVLKGFNLDLGFCMKAKFSDDGEYIYTINLTYESFRIYQTFALAKTGAIATSVGTGKFQVYHDRVYVEQELGGNFLNIIDVSDPYNPHVDSTVSLSINDMYAASGKLFISNNDSILVFDIADQHFDRIAFAAMDDNQDGRALAVYDNEVFVYVTQKGLVKYSLLADSSTYSLEEDSVFVLPYGEPEFMAADTFGVYLSYHANGLFACDRQTLRQKGYYRGELETKGYANQYSVQELFCKDDLIFLMEYFSQTSVLTNSNGFSFGLSDVLPGSSCKVMVYPNPFNDQVTIRILSPEKLDSWNIAIYDLLGRSVRNCPNISRTSVTIDRRDLNSGIYVYKITHQDRIFATGKFIIE